The sequence below is a genomic window from Plasmodium gaboni strain SY75 chromosome 7, whole genome shotgun sequence.
attatatatatataatattattacaaaaatataagcgcattaaaaaatatatatatatattttatttatttattattatataatatatatatatatatatatataaccattttgaatattttaaaattataaatatattataatatatatatatttttaaagattatatttaaatatgaatatcTTTTGATTgtgtataataatataatatataattctattaaattattcattcttttattatttaatttttttgttctctctttttttttttttttttttttttttttttacttttaagggttattttattttaaaaactattttgaataatgcatatttattgttattagaattatattagttaatataataaaaataaaaaatataaatataaataaatatataaatatacataatattcatacatatattttaagGTTGTAagtttattttttgttatatatgaataacTTATAAttaggaaaaaaaaaaaaaaattaccTTTAATATAACTGaatgtatgtatatatatatatatatatatatatatatatatatatgtatttattttatatgtacatttattaatttgtttgcttatttgtttatttattatttatttatttatttatttatttatttattatttatttatttattttggTGGTTACTATGAATAGTTCTGTGTTAAGGAATTTGCAAATacctttttatattaaaaatggACAGAAGAGATGTTGCGATTTATTTCTTATGAATATGGTTGTTAATAATAGACATATGAAATACATTACAAATATGAAGCAACAGAAttattcttcttttatttgtaaaaggaataataataataataataataataataataataatttatggtataaagaagaaagatatatgtttaatataAAACCCAATTTAAACTATAATAACTATAAAATGTTTAGTAGtaatgtaaaaaaaaaaagaatagGTAATAAATCATTCGATGAAAGGAATATGACAAAAGATgtagaatatatatatcaaaataataatagcgattttttttttgatagTGATGAAAAatcatcatatattaataattctGAAATGGAATAtgagaagaaaaaaaaaaaaaaaaagagatccaaaataaaattacttttttattcatttaatataatatttgggggatatgtaatttataaaatatataaaaatgatcTGAATTTATCAAAAGCTGAAgaagatattataaaagatataataaatattttatattctaatgaagaaaaaataagtATAAGAAATTCGAAATTTTTAACATGTCTTAATGATGAACTAAATAGACAAATAGCCATGTATTTTATTCAACTAGATACTGATAAAAAATCAGGATTTCTACGAAGTGATGCtatacaattattattagaattgaatataaaagaagaatatccaattattaaaaaatttattaaaaatggtattggaaaaaataatgatgaaaaaaaattaagtGGATGTTCATTACAAGAATTTGCAGAATtaattgaaaatattattttaacaaataaatCACCAGCAATAGATGAACAAGAAGAAAACAAAACACCaacatttaaaaatgaaaaagaatattatatgtatatgtcacaaaaatatttagaTATGCTAgttaattttattaaaactactaatttatatttatattatcaaatgaataaacaaagaaaaaataatgatatcAATTCATTTCCATATGATATGGATAGTtttgaaaaagaaattttaaataaacttaccacatataataataaatatgtagATAAAACAAATCTTTCTTTAGATTATCTATTAAGTAaagaagaattaaataatctaagaaaaaataataaccCATCCAAAGGACAAGAAGATAgagaattattattaatagaaagaaaaaaaattgaagaaaaaattaaattattacaAGATTTACAAAGAAAGAGAAAAAATCTTACAGATATAGAAATTAAAAGATTGATAGATCTAAAGGCAAAATTGAGGACAGTTAAAAAGGCCATATGGAAGGaggaaataaaaagatattttacttaaatgaaaaaaataaaataaaataaataaataaataagtacatataaaatatatatttacttttatacatattatttataatttttaattctttcttgtttatcatttttattaagcatataattaaatttatgtttacacatatatatatttatatttatttatttgtttgtttatttttcttttaaaattcttgatttaataatatactttattttataatattattatattacttttttgtattcttcatatttatttgaatataaatttaatttttttttttttttttttttttttttattatttaaagaaacatttaatatttttaatttatcaaCCTTATATGAATGAGcataatgaaaaaattatcttatttgtttttaataCGTTGAATGGTGTATATAAATAGGTAATAAGTTTGAAATATTTGTtccaaaaaaatataagcatataaataaaaaaatatatatatatatatatatatattatttatatttatatacacacacatatatttttttttttattttaactACCTACttaaagaataaaaaaaaaaaaaaaaaaaaaaaaaaaaaattaaataagCCTAAGATTATTTACCAAAATTTTATTCGCgaagaataaatataaatttacGCACGcgtgaaaaaaaagaaatatggtaaaatacaaaattaaaaaagaaggttcatcaaaatatatacaattatttatatgtattctttcttttcttttctttttttttttttttatcatttttattatttattttattttattttgttttattttttatggAAATCAATATTTCAGAAATTTACTAAAGGTTCAAAATATgtgaatatttatattttataatacattcatatgttattaaataaatattgtaaaaaaaaaaacattaaTGAGAATTAcagtaatatatatgttttgtttcaattttaatgttttttttttgtttacaaaatatatttttttttttttccctaTTTATTTGCTTTGTATTTATTGTTTAATGTTCActttgtattttttttttttttttttttattttcatgCTTAACCTTAATTGTTGCcttacatatataaataaatataagtataatatattatatatatgtatatatatatatatatatatatatatatataatattatattatattatataattttaacACACAGTAATATGAATTTTGAgtataagtatatatattttgttaaatatttttattatatatatatacaaatatatgtatttatatatttatttatttatatatttatttatttatatatttatttatatatatatatatttatttatattttacacctttttgttattatttaaagTTTACTTACTGAACAAAAGGTTCTTCctaatattattttagtaagtatataaaattttcaaATTTGTATGActacaatattatatatatactccacttaaatatacatatatatatatatatatatatataattatttatttatttatatgtcgtagttttatatatatttatatttataatatcataatGAATGTcatgaaaataaaagaaaaaaagtTAGAAGACAAGGATGTAcctaaaaataaaaaagtgTCAAGCAATCGAAAGGATGAAAAATGTAATAGGAACACTCGaaatgaagaatatataaaaaatacaacaaaaaaagataaaatagAAAACATGGTTAAAAAACttgatgatataaaaaataaagttACAGATTCAACTGATGGTTTGAAATGTGTagaaattttatttaacaAAGCTGGAACGAATTGTTTATCACCTCTAGATAATGATcttcaaaataaaattggaaaaaaaaaaaatacaaacTTGATCAAAAAggaaaattataaaaataaaaataataataataataaaaataacaaatgTGATAAATTACATAATACATATCTTTTCAATGGAACTGTTAGAAATTTCGAATATTTAAGTGTACAAAATGTTCATAGcttttttcataaatatttttatttaaaaaaaaatacagATGATAGATATgataatattcattttgaagatatattaaaagaaaataaaaataatttttcacATTTAGACAAACAACACTCTGATATAAATCCTCTATTTATTGCATTGCCATATGACGTACTCATGGATGAGAAAGATGaatgtaataaaatgatCGAACATATATCAGATTACAACAATATAgatttaaatgataaaaaagaagaagattATAATGcacttttaaaaaaaaatacagatatagaacataataataaaaagaataaaatgAATGCATATCAAAATGATATTTATGATTTATCGAATaagaaaaggaaaatatttaataatacagataatataaatttacaAATGGATGAAATGGTCTCATTCAATAATTACAGAAAAGATAATATGACAActaattttttattgaatcattataataatatacataataaggaattaaattatttgaatgaaggtattcataaaataaatgaaaattgTATAGATTCAAAAATActaattttaaaaatatgtaatataatttttgaaaaaaaaaaaacaaaaaatatgcaaattttaaaacattTGGATTTAAtgtttaatataataaaaagttATGAAAATGGAAgtatatatgatgaaaaaaaaagtttatatgataaggaaaatatttcttcaaaggataatataaataattataatagtAACCATCAGAAGTTCTGGTTTGAAAAAgagaattatatatttgataataataataataataatatccAAATGAATGTTGTAATACAAGATGAATGTACTGAAAAATGTAGTagtaattataatttagATAAGacactttttttattttataatattttgttaaAGGTATCAGTACATATTTGTGGTTTATATAATACCTTTAtggatataataaattataacTCAACCGACCCAATtaataacaacaataataataatagtaattataatagtaataataatgattattttatttcGTATGAGCTAAGAAAATTAATTGAATCCATTAATATGTATCAAAAAGGAGCAAATGCAgcattatatttatttcacTATATTTTACACATTCTAGAAATAACTAGCcaaaaaaacaataatatgttcattatagaaaatgaaatatcaacaataaagaattttattaaaataattaataagtggaaaaaaattgattcaaatattttaataaatattgtacaatataaaaattatatcaacacacaaaatgatgataatataaataaatcaaataaacaattaaatatacaacaaaatgaaaataagaaatataaagtaaatcttattaataaagaattGGTTCGTCATAATTTTgaaataagaaaaataattatttgcaaatataataataaaataattaagtggatgaaaaaaatacaaaatttGTACATTATGCATGCCTATAAAAATGATCAAAATGGTAAAAGTAGTAAAAGTTATTATAGTGGACATGTAAATATAGAGGAAGACAAAGAAACAAATAAAGaaacaataataaaaaaaaacaatgAAAATATCATATTGACATATCAAAATGGAGATAATAATCACATACAAAACAGTTgtgatatatatacaaaggacaaaaatgaaaataaaaaatataactattataatatttcttgTGATGCCGAatctttttctttctaTTTCCACTGctgtaatataaatacattttattggtataaaaaagaaatagatattaataatatgaaaattatattttatcttaGTAATTTATTAACAAAGGAAGTTCAAAATAGTGAGTATATGAACAAACAAATGAATTCCTACtttaaagaaattaataatttattttttgatataaaagatatatatgatatacttttatgttataataatatggaaaatataaataaggAACAAAACCAAATCAATAATTTCACATGtcaattaaataatttgaCAGATAATGAAGATATATCTTCCAAAGAAATACAAGAGCTGTTAAGAGATATGTCGAAATGTAGTAATGTTATAAATGTAGATaaaattatgaataaatataatacatataatgatgatatgaaaaatctggatatattaatatctaagaatatatat
It includes:
- a CDS encoding hypothetical protein (conserved Plasmodium protein, unknown function) — protein: MNSSVLRNLQIPFYIKNGQKRCCDLFLMNMVVNNRHMKYITNMKQQNYSSFICKRNNNNNNNNNNNNLWYKEERYMFNIKPNLNYNNYKMFSSNVKKKRIGNKSFDERNMTKDVEYIYQNNNSDFFFDSDEKSSYINNSEMEYEKKKKKKKRSKIKLLFYSFNIIFGGYVIYKIYKNDLNLSKAEEDIIKDIINILYSNEEKISIRNSKFLTCLNDELNRQIAMYFIQLDTDKKSGFLRSDAIQLLLELNIKEEYPIIKKFIKNGIGKNNDEKKLSGCSLQEFAELIENIILTNKSPAIDEQEENKTPTFKNEKEYYMYMSQKYLDMLVNFIKTTNLYLYYQMNKQRKNNDINSFPYDMDSFEKEILNKLTTYNNKYVDKTNLSLDYLLSKEELNNLRKNNNPSKGQEDRELLLIERKKIEEKIKLLQDLQRKRKNLTDIEIKRLIDLKAKLRTVKKAIWKEEIKRYFT